CACCACGCCGCGCCATCCGCCAAAGCGCAACCGGCGAATCAATACCACTTGAAAGCAGCGCCACAACGCGTCCGCTCGATCCAACGGGCAGACCCCCCACCCCACGTATGCTACGTGCATACACATAGGCAGCCGATTGGATAACCTCAACACCAATCTGAATGTCCATGTCTTTCATCTTTACCGCTTTATCGGGAAACGCCTCGCATAAAGCTGCACCGACCAGCTGATTTATCTGCATGGAATCAATAGGGAAATCGGTGTGATTTCTTCGAGCAGCCACTTTAAACGATTGAAAATCGCCAACATCCACCAGCGCTTGACGAGCTGCTTCAGACATTTCCTCAATGGCGCGCTCGCACTTATATCCACAGGAAACCCGCGCTACACCAGGCACTTTAGCAATGGCTTCTTCGATGGCGCACGCAGTCTCAAAGGTGGTACCTTCTTCAATAAACACCAAAAGACGCCCAGATATACGATGGATCGTAACAATAGGTTGATCGTGCAAAAGCGCCTCAAGATTGCGCAGCAAGCGCATTTCAAACGATGCGCGATTGTGACCTTTCAGGCCAATTTCATGATAATGAACCAAACAGATGCGTTGAAATTCCACGGTATACCCCTGCAAAGATTGGTACATGAAGAAACCCGCCTGCCCAAAAGGGCAACAGCGGGCTGCTTGATTGTTTAAATATGGTGTGACCTAGTGCGCCTGCGCATCAATGGTTGCAGGATCCCAGGAGACTTCCCCCTTGGATATTTCGTCAAACGCAATAGAGAGCGGCTTCTTGTTTGAAGCGCGCGCAATTTCAACAGCAGTCTGCAGCTGAATAGCACGATCGCGCTGACCGCGCAGCATGTCGTTAATATCATGCGCCCGACGCGAAGCAATCGCACAAAGAAGGAACCGGTCGTTATCGGTTTCTTCAAGAAGCTGATCGATCTTTGGTTCGATAAGACTCATAGTTTCTTTGATCCTTATTCTCGTTCCGCCAGCGATTCGATATAAGCGACCAGCTGGTCGGTCGCTTCATCAAGGTTGTCATTAACAACCGTGTAATCATACTTCTTTTTCTGCGCAAGTTCCACTTCCGCTGTCGCCATGCGTTCAGCGATCGCTTCAGGAGTTTCACTTCCCCGACCTTCGAGGCGCGCACGCAGCTCTTCCATACTTGGAGGAGCTATAAAAACCAGATGGCACTCTGGCATATAGCGTTTAACCTGAAAAGCACCTTGTACATCTATTTCAAGAATAACTTGAACACCCGCAGCTAAGCGCTCTTCTACGCTTGCGCGAGGCGTACCATATCGCGCGGTGTGCACCGAAGCCCATTCAAGGAAGCCATCTTGCGCAATAAGATCGTCGAATTGATCGTCAGAAAGAAAGAAATATGAGACACCATCAACTTCCCCGGCACGAGGGGCACGGGTTGTAGCTGAAATGGAAACCCATGCATCGGGGACGCGGTCAAGGACACGCTTTACGAGTGTGCCCTTACCCGCGCCCGATGGACCTGAGATAACGAACAGGTTGCCAGTTCGCGACACTAACCGAGACGCTCCAGCAGGGAAGCTTCCTGGCGCTCGCCGAGACCGCGCAAACGACGGCTTTCAGCAATGTGCAG
This genomic interval from Cryptobacterium curtum DSM 15641 contains the following:
- the thiI gene encoding tRNA uracil 4-sulfurtransferase ThiI, coding for MEFQRICLVHYHEIGLKGHNRASFEMRLLRNLEALLHDQPIVTIHRISGRLLVFIEEGTTFETACAIEEAIAKVPGVARVSCGYKCERAIEEMSEAARQALVDVGDFQSFKVAARRNHTDFPIDSMQINQLVGAALCEAFPDKAVKMKDMDIQIGVEVIQSAAYVYARSIRGVGGLPVGSSGRVVALLSSGIDSPVALWRMARRGAVCIAVHFSGRPQTSATSEFLVDDIAHLLEHDGCIARVYVVPFGDYQREIALTVAPELRVIMYRRLMFKVAEAIANQEGARALVTGESLGQVASQTIDNIFATASAVNLPIFRPLIGTDKQEIIADAQRLGSFPISSQDAPDCCTLFMPRNPETHAKMDKVLAEEAKFPQDDWVKEIVAAAEVHDYTCPAYRPPRAAQSLHSDSM
- the gmk gene encoding guanylate kinase, yielding MSRTGNLFVISGPSGAGKGTLVKRVLDRVPDAWVSISATTRAPRAGEVDGVSYFFLSDDQFDDLIAQDGFLEWASVHTARYGTPRASVEERLAAGVQVILEIDVQGAFQVKRYMPECHLVFIAPPSMEELRARLEGRGSETPEAIAERMATAEVELAQKKKYDYTVVNDNLDEATDQLVAYIESLAERE
- a CDS encoding DNA-directed RNA polymerase subunit omega produces the protein MSLIEPKIDQLLEETDNDRFLLCAIASRRAHDINDMLRGQRDRAIQLQTAVEIARASNKKPLSIAFDEISKGEVSWDPATIDAQAH